A single uncultured Methanolobus sp. DNA region contains:
- a CDS encoding ABC transporter permease, whose translation MIDLRYAFVLALGSIRSAKMRSTLTALGIIIGVAAVVANVSVGASFNQYFTDELGSLGSNFIIIYSQDVNIFYDTELELIRNTPGIEGASAFNQQTAAVTYLSATRQIDVQGVSEAAQYISNLGVGEGSFLTDKDRYVAVIGKEVATEKFDKNISVKNYIDITIKQDDGTSVTRKFRVKGILASEDNTFVTGGPDRDITIYVPIATMNELLNVTDYVGFSATTGSAESVQEVSDEVDKRLARALGVPTRDLDNDDAKPYRIFNQAEIIEQLDSLTNAFTILITMIAVVALIVGSIGIMNIMLVTVTERTREIGLLKSLGYTKPDIIVLFIMESIIVGVIGGILGTVLGMVGSYIVEVFLGVTPVFPFYLIFLGFFISVFVGLVAGVYPANKAANLDPVEALRHE comes from the coding sequence ATGATAGATCTGAGATATGCTTTTGTTCTGGCACTTGGAAGCATACGCAGTGCCAAGATGCGCTCAACTTTAACGGCTCTTGGAATCATAATAGGTGTTGCTGCTGTTGTTGCAAACGTATCTGTGGGTGCGAGTTTCAACCAGTATTTCACCGATGAACTCGGCTCTCTGGGTTCAAATTTCATAATAATATACAGTCAGGATGTCAACATTTTCTATGATACGGAGCTTGAACTCATCAGAAATACTCCGGGAATTGAAGGAGCTTCAGCGTTCAATCAACAGACTGCGGCTGTAACGTATCTTTCAGCTACCCGGCAGATAGATGTTCAGGGTGTGTCGGAAGCTGCCCAGTATATTTCCAATCTGGGCGTTGGAGAAGGAAGTTTTCTCACAGATAAGGACAGGTATGTGGCTGTTATCGGTAAAGAGGTTGCAACGGAGAAGTTTGACAAGAACATCTCTGTGAAGAATTACATTGACATTACTATCAAGCAGGATGACGGTACAAGTGTGACCCGTAAGTTCCGTGTTAAAGGAATTCTTGCAAGCGAGGATAACACATTCGTTACAGGCGGCCCGGACCGTGATATTACTATCTATGTTCCCATAGCGACCATGAATGAATTGCTGAATGTTACCGATTATGTTGGCTTTTCAGCGACGACCGGTTCAGCAGAATCTGTTCAGGAAGTTTCAGATGAAGTTGATAAAAGACTTGCAAGGGCACTCGGAGTTCCTACAAGGGATCTGGATAATGATGATGCGAAACCTTACAGGATATTCAATCAGGCAGAGATCATCGAGCAGCTTGATTCCCTGACAAACGCTTTTACCATACTCATAACCATGATCGCAGTTGTGGCGCTTATAGTCGGTTCCATAGGGATCATGAACATCATGCTTGTCACGGTGACCGAGAGGACACGCGAGATTGGCCTTTTGAAATCACTTGGTTACACCAAACCGGATATAATTGTACTTTTCATCATGGAATCTATTATTGTGGGAGTAATAGGTGGTATACTGGGAACGGTTCTTGGTATGGTAGGTTCTTATATTGTAGAAGTGTTCCTGGGTGTGACTCCGGTCTTCCCGTTCTATCTGATATTCCTGGGTTTCTTCATCTCG
- a CDS encoding YIP1 family protein, which yields MLQVLTDPNGFFKNRINEEIQWKNPLIIMTLMVIVGSITTYITMVSTLQSVLDMDMFGSAGKIIMALLLIFGSIIGVAFSWLLYTAIFYIISIIFGGEGDFKRTMEFVTYGFIPNIVSSIIAAYYTSRVFSNIDFSSITDPQAVQDMIFADPSMKIAAILGIIFTLWSANIWIFGIKYARNLSLKNAVITVGIPIGLSLLYTVLTVFVLR from the coding sequence ATGTTACAAGTATTAACTGACCCTAATGGGTTTTTCAAAAACAGGATCAATGAAGAAATACAGTGGAAAAATCCACTTATAATTATGACATTAATGGTAATTGTCGGATCTATTACGACCTATATCACCATGGTGAGCACACTCCAATCTGTACTGGATATGGACATGTTTGGAAGTGCCGGAAAAATAATCATGGCGCTACTCCTGATTTTTGGTTCTATAATTGGAGTCGCTTTTTCATGGCTGTTGTACACAGCTATATTCTACATAATCTCAATAATATTCGGTGGCGAAGGAGATTTTAAAAGAACAATGGAATTTGTGACCTACGGATTCATACCAAACATCGTAAGTTCAATAATAGCTGCCTATTACACAAGCAGAGTATTTTCAAATATAGACTTTTCATCTATTACAGACCCGCAGGCTGTACAGGACATGATATTTGCAGACCCTTCTATGAAGATAGCAGCTATCCTGGGAATAATCTTCACACTCTGGAGTGCAAACATCTGGATATTCGGAATCAAATATGCACGCAACCTGAGCCTGAAAAATGCAGTAATAACAGTTGGAATTCCTATCGGATTGTCCTTGCTTTATACCGTACTGACAGTATTCGTGCTCAGATAA
- a CDS encoding COG1361 S-layer family protein: protein MLALGNRKKGLTVLASIILRISLVMALFLSLSFIASAAEGADLEVSVLRYEPVPAEIGEYVSVWVKVENLGYAKADDLSIKLVPDYPFSVDSSENALVNVGILTPDNAVVHEYRLYTDSAAKQGTGTFEVWYQEESGGTWFKKEFELRVGSDSFDSKGTIQLVGEPVKEPEVFMPGDEGTISFTLKNSATDYTITIDDEQYDTNARIQSASLEGTEGIKVTTGTYYGNGVIGPGESVDLTYSVEVADDTPDGTYYLDFSIVGSSHSYNSNWRIPVKVDSSSVRVIPSKPLTLENGEGTLEFDVANIHPNALSSVSVKLEAEGIEFSPSEYFIGSMDSDELFTIEIEAKAVSEEITFPLDLVINADYRNGLNEHTEEITTRQLQHHVVETGGSSGIYLVILLLIIVGAGAYYLYRKKHGKDEK, encoded by the coding sequence ATGTTAGCGTTGGGGAATAGGAAAAAAGGACTGACAGTTCTTGCATCGATCATATTGCGAATATCGCTTGTCATGGCGTTGTTCTTATCATTGTCATTTATTGCATCAGCCGCAGAAGGCGCTGACCTTGAAGTAAGCGTGCTCAGGTATGAGCCTGTACCTGCGGAAATAGGGGAATACGTCAGTGTCTGGGTCAAGGTAGAGAACCTGGGTTATGCAAAAGCCGATGACCTTTCAATAAAATTAGTTCCTGATTATCCGTTCTCTGTTGACAGCAGTGAAAATGCCCTTGTTAATGTCGGAATCCTGACTCCTGATAACGCAGTTGTTCACGAATACCGGCTTTATACCGACTCTGCTGCAAAGCAGGGAACCGGAACATTTGAAGTGTGGTATCAGGAAGAGTCGGGCGGCACATGGTTCAAGAAAGAATTCGAGTTGAGAGTTGGTTCTGATTCCTTTGACAGCAAAGGAACCATACAACTTGTAGGCGAGCCGGTAAAAGAGCCGGAAGTATTCATGCCAGGTGACGAAGGCACGATCTCATTCACACTCAAAAATAGTGCTACTGATTATACTATCACAATAGATGATGAACAGTACGATACGAACGCCAGGATACAGTCTGCTTCTCTTGAAGGAACTGAGGGGATAAAAGTTACAACCGGCACTTATTATGGAAATGGTGTGATAGGTCCGGGAGAATCCGTAGACCTGACATACAGTGTAGAGGTTGCAGATGACACACCGGACGGGACATATTATCTTGATTTTTCAATAGTTGGCAGTTCTCATTCCTATAACAGCAACTGGAGAATTCCTGTAAAGGTGGATTCCTCATCTGTAAGGGTCATTCCATCAAAACCCTTGACACTTGAAAATGGTGAAGGTACTCTTGAGTTCGATGTTGCTAACATTCATCCCAATGCTCTCTCATCGGTAAGCGTAAAACTTGAAGCAGAAGGTATTGAGTTCTCTCCATCCGAATATTTTATCGGCTCAATGGATTCTGATGAGCTGTTCACCATCGAGATCGAAGCAAAAGCAGTTTCAGAAGAGATTACGTTCCCTCTGGATCTTGTGATTAATGCGGATTACAGGAATGGTCTTAACGAACATACAGAAGAGATCACTACCCGCCAGCTCCAGCATCATGTTGTGGAAACAGGTGGCAGTTCGGGAATTTATCTTGTAATTCTCTTACTGATAATCGTTGGAGCCGGAGCTTACTATCTTTACAGGAAGAAACATGGTAAAGATGAGAAGTAA
- a CDS encoding ABC transporter permease, with amino-acid sequence MLSPAQAISIALGSIGSAKLRSALTTLGIIIGVAAVIANVSLGASFNQYFNDEIGAVGSNFIVVYSQNIDVFFDKELEIIRNTPGVDGVSPINQQMAKVTYMSTSRQIDIQGVTEDYDEVANFKMDSGTFLTDKDRYVAVIGAEVAYEKFDKKISIKNPIDITFRREDGGVVTKTFIVKGVITDPQTTFAQTGVEPEIRVFIPIDTMNEILGKDDYGGFFIKAENLEVVRATSDEIDKRLARSLGVPSRDLENDDAKPYVMFDQIEILEETNQLSAALTSLLTSVALISLIVGSIGIMNIMLVTVAERTPEIGLLKSLGYSEHDILLLFIIESMVVCLIGGFIGTILGIGAASIANDLLDVPDVFPVSLIFLGFFVSVLVGLIAGVYPARKAARMNPVEALRKE; translated from the coding sequence ATGTTAAGTCCGGCTCAGGCTATCAGTATCGCATTGGGAAGTATTGGCAGTGCAAAGCTCAGGTCTGCCCTTACAACCCTTGGAATCATCATTGGCGTAGCGGCAGTTATCGCTAACGTCTCTCTTGGTGCAAGTTTCAACCAGTATTTCAATGATGAGATAGGAGCCGTGGGGTCGAATTTCATAGTTGTTTACAGTCAGAATATCGATGTTTTCTTTGACAAGGAACTTGAAATTATAAGAAACACTCCGGGCGTGGATGGTGTTTCCCCGATAAATCAACAGATGGCGAAAGTAACCTATATGTCAACGTCACGCCAGATCGACATTCAGGGAGTGACCGAGGACTATGATGAGGTTGCGAACTTTAAGATGGATTCCGGTACTTTCCTCACCGACAAGGACCGCTACGTTGCTGTAATAGGTGCCGAAGTTGCCTATGAGAAGTTCGATAAGAAAATATCAATTAAAAATCCAATTGACATTACATTCAGGCGAGAGGATGGCGGTGTTGTTACCAAAACCTTCATTGTAAAAGGTGTGATAACTGACCCTCAAACCACTTTTGCACAGACGGGAGTCGAACCTGAGATTCGTGTATTTATCCCTATCGACACAATGAACGAGATTCTAGGAAAGGATGACTATGGTGGCTTTTTCATAAAGGCGGAGAACCTTGAAGTTGTCCGTGCAACATCGGATGAGATAGATAAAAGACTGGCACGCAGCCTTGGAGTTCCAAGCAGGGATCTTGAAAACGATGATGCTAAACCTTATGTTATGTTTGACCAGATAGAGATTCTGGAAGAGACAAACCAGCTTTCTGCGGCTTTAACATCGCTACTGACATCAGTAGCTCTCATTTCCCTTATAGTCGGTTCTATCGGTATCATGAATATCATGCTTGTGACCGTTGCTGAGAGAACGCCTGAGATAGGTCTTCTCAAATCCCTCGGGTATAGCGAGCATGACATCCTTTTGCTTTTCATAATCGAATCAATGGTAGTATGTCTGATCGGCGGATTTATAGGGACAATTCTGGGAATTGGCGCAGCTTCAATAGCCAATGATCTTCTTGATGTTCCGGACGTTTTCCCAGTAAGCCTTATTTTCCTTGGATTTTTCGTATCTGTGCTTGTGGGACTTATTGCAGGTGTCTATCCCGCAAGGAAGGCTGCACGTATGAATCCTGTTGAAGCTTTGAGGAAGGAGTGA
- a CDS encoding ABC transporter ATP-binding protein, with amino-acid sequence MDAKADSKPFHVMDNRKDTPVIELVNLCKSYHVGDMDVPILKSIDLRVMPGEFVAIMGPSGSGKSTLMNMIGCLDRPNCGQIILMGKDVDTLSDPELAKLRGMEIGFVFQNFNLVPRLTTLQNVELPTYANKKPGVDIRKKATQLVEMVGLKDRINYKPSEMSGGQQQRIAIARALINDPSLILADEPTGNLDSKTGDEIMAIFSDLHKKGRTIVMITHDPDLTEHADRVIHLKDGIIDNN; translated from the coding sequence ATGGATGCAAAAGCGGATTCAAAACCTTTCCATGTTATGGATAACAGGAAAGATACACCTGTAATTGAGCTTGTGAACCTTTGCAAGAGCTATCATGTTGGAGACATGGATGTCCCGATTCTCAAAAGCATTGATCTGAGGGTCATGCCGGGAGAATTTGTTGCGATCATGGGTCCGTCAGGTTCCGGAAAAAGCACACTTATGAATATGATCGGCTGTCTTGACAGGCCAAACTGCGGCCAGATCATTTTGATGGGTAAGGATGTTGACACGCTTTCAGACCCTGAACTTGCGAAGTTAAGGGGAATGGAGATCGGATTTGTTTTTCAGAACTTCAACCTTGTTCCCAGACTCACAACACTCCAGAATGTGGAACTTCCTACTTATGCCAACAAAAAACCCGGAGTGGATATCAGGAAGAAGGCAACGCAATTAGTGGAAATGGTCGGCCTGAAAGACCGCATAAATTACAAACCTTCTGAAATGTCGGGTGGGCAGCAACAGAGGATCGCTATTGCGCGGGCTTTGATAAATGATCCTTCTCTTATACTGGCAGACGAGCCCACAGGTAACCTGGATTCAAAAACCGGTGATGAGATAATGGCCATATTTTCAGACCTGCACAAAAAAGGAAGAACAATAGTTATGATCACTCACGATCCTGATCTCACGGAACATGCAGATCGTGTAATTCACCTTAAGGATGGAATAATTGACAATAATTAA
- a CDS encoding YIP1 family protein — protein sequence MLEALTNPNSFFRKKIQEEIEWKTPIAIIALVIVVKILSSLIVAVGAIDLFKDVAIVDGMESFASSMMIIWFIISIFTTIIGTLLWWLFYSALFYIISSIFKAEGEFARVMEFVSYGMLPNIFKSALIVFYGNKLLLTIENSINDPALTTEALMSDPLMKIIPLLLIMFTLWSGYIWMYGLSYSRNISVKNAAIVVAIPVLLSILYTLFEYMSYLMG from the coding sequence ATGCTGGAAGCACTGACAAATCCCAATTCTTTTTTTAGGAAAAAGATACAAGAAGAAATTGAGTGGAAAACACCGATAGCCATCATTGCACTTGTGATCGTAGTAAAGATTCTGAGTTCATTAATTGTGGCAGTGGGAGCAATTGATTTATTTAAAGATGTAGCTATCGTGGATGGGATGGAGAGTTTTGCATCCTCCATGATGATAATATGGTTTATCATATCGATATTTACAACAATCATCGGCACACTTTTGTGGTGGCTCTTTTACAGTGCATTATTCTACATCATATCTTCAATATTCAAGGCTGAAGGAGAGTTCGCAAGAGTTATGGAATTCGTATCCTATGGAATGCTGCCAAATATCTTCAAATCGGCACTGATAGTATTCTACGGGAACAAACTGCTTTTAACAATTGAAAACAGCATCAATGATCCTGCACTTACAACAGAGGCACTGATGTCCGATCCTTTAATGAAGATAATTCCGCTTTTACTGATAATGTTCACATTGTGGAGCGGCTACATATGGATGTACGGACTGAGCTATTCAAGGAACATAAGTGTCAAAAACGCAGCAATTGTGGTTGCAATTCCTGTGCTGCTGTCCATATTATACACATTGTTTGAATACATGAGTTATTTAATGGGGTAA